A region of the Mycoavidus sp. HKI genome:
GCTTGGTTGAGAGTACGGGCGCGGAACTTCAACATTTCAACTAAACCTGGCTCATCCAGCGGTGGGTCCGTGTCCGGTGGACACACTAAGCTCGTGACTCCGCCGGCAAGGGCGGCGGCCATTTCGGATTCAAGCGTTGCTTTATATTCGTAGCCAGGCTCACGCAACCGCGCCAACAAATCAATCAAGCCCGGCAGCACGATCAAACCGCTAGCATCAATTGTTTGATTGACCTCAAAAGCGGTGGGCGCCTTACCAATACTGGCAATTTTGCCTGCTGCAATGAATAAATCGGCCTCGGTGTCCAGCCCTGTCGCAGGGTCAATTAATCGGCCACGCTTGATATGAAGATTCATTGTTTATTTTTTGATCAATTGATATTTGACAAAGAGACTGGCTCAACTCAACGGCGCAGCACTAACCATTATTCCCAGCAATAATCCCCATGACCGCCATCCGCACCGCAATGCCAAAAGTGACTTGATGCAAGATCACGGATTGCGCGCCATCGGCGACAGATGAACCAATTTCAACTCCGCGGTTCATTGGCCCGGGGTGCATCACAATCGCATCAGGAGCCGCCAGTGCAAGGCGCTCAGGGGTCAGCCCCCAACTTTTGAAATATTCTTGCGCAGAGGGCAAGAGGGTGCTATTCATTCTTTCATTTTGCAAACGCAGCATAATGACGACGTCCACCCCCTTTAAGCCCTCGCATATATTATGAAAAACACGCACGCCAAATTGCTCAAGCCCGTTGGGCAGCAATGTGCGTGGCCCAATCACATGCACTTCTGGCACGCCCAGCGTAGTCAGCGCATGAATATCAGAGCGCGCAACGCGAGAATGTAGAATATCACCCACAATCGCCACTTTAAGCTGCGTAAAATCTCGCTTGTAATGGCGGATTGTGTACATGTCTAGCAGGCCTTGCGTCGGATGCGCATGCCAACCATCACCCGCATTAATCACATGCAAATGGGGTGGGCAATGTTGTGCGAGCAAATAAGGAGCGCCGCTTTGCGCATGACGCACGACAAACATATCGGCCTGCATGGCGGATAAATTAGCGGCGGTATCCAGTAACGATTCACCTTTGCTGGTTGATGATGCATTGATATTCAAATTCAGCACATCAGCCGATAAGCGCTTTGCGGCAATTTCAAAAGTCGTACGAGTGCGGGTCGAGTTCTCAAAAAAGAGGTTGAATACTGATTTGCCACGCAATAGCGGCACTTTTTTGACCTCACGTTCAGCGACCCCAACGAATTGCTGAGCGGTGTCGAGGATGTGCGTAATGATATCCCTTGGCAAACCATCGATCGTCAACAGATGCTTAAGTTCACCATTTTTTGTGAGTTGCGGATTACCTTTAAAACCAGGGCGCAAGGTTGGCGCAGGTGGCCAAATGTTTGACATCTACTCTCCAGCGAAGAAAGCTACGCAAGGCTGCACAGCTTTAATGCATGTGTGTTTGTATAGTTTAGGACGCACCCACACAACCCTATCTTTAATCGGTACGTGTTTCACTATGAAACTCAAATAGGCCGCTCTCATGACGTCCCAATACCAGGGTACGATCAACCGGCAGGTCGGCTGCGGCACCCACAAAACGGGCAGCGATTGGCAACTCGCGCCCACCTCGATCAACCAATACGGCTAGGTCAACGGCAGCAGGCCGGCCAAAATCATACAGCTCGTTTAGCGCAGCTCGAATCGTACGGCCAGTATAGAGCACGTCATCTAGCAACACAATCCGGCGGCCCTCGACTTGAAAGGGCAATGAGGTTGGACGCGCTTGTCCATGCAAACCTTTTTCTGCGTAATCATCGCGATGCAAGACAACGCTCACAACGCCAAATTCAGCCAGCTTCAGATCGTGTGCAAGCCGCTCGGCAAGCCAAGCGCCGCCACTCCAAATGCCCACCAGCGCAACCCCATCTGGCTGATACAAACTATCGCCATAGGTGGTGTGAATTTGGTCACGTAAAACATGGTACAACGACTCAGCATCAGGCAAGTGCATATTCATCAAAAAATTGTTGCAAAATAATGCGGGCAGCTTCGGCATCAAGCTGCGTTAAATCACCACCCAGCGCAGCCGCCGCCGCGACCGACGAATAACGTTCATCTACCCAACTTACGGGCAAGCCGAAACGGCCATACAACTGTTGGCCAAAGCGCTTAGCCCACTGGGTCATTTGGTGCGCTGCGCCATCTGGATACATCGGCAAACCAACCACCAATTGTTGTGGTTGCCATTCTTGAATCAGTGCGCCAATCGCCTTAAAGCGATGCTCACGGTTAAGATTCATGATCACGGTTAAGGCTTGTGCTTGCCGCAGCAGCAAATTGCCTACCGCAACGCCGATTCTTTTCTCGCCATAGTCAAACGCCAGAA
Encoded here:
- the ruvX gene encoding Holliday junction resolvase RuvX, translated to MSHMATLLAFDYGEKRIGVAVGNLLLRQAQALTVIMNLNREHRFKAIGALIQEWQPQQLVVGLPMYPDGAAHQMTQWAKRFGQQLYGRFGLPVSWVDERYSSVAAAAALGGDLTQLDAEAARIILQQFFDEYALA
- the pyrR gene encoding bifunctional pyr operon transcriptional regulator/uracil phosphoribosyltransferase PyrR; translation: MHLPDAESLYHVLRDQIHTTYGDSLYQPDGVALVGIWSGGAWLAERLAHDLKLAEFGVVSVVLHRDDYAEKGLHGQARPTSLPFQVEGRRIVLLDDVLYTGRTIRAALNELYDFGRPAAVDLAVLVDRGGRELPIAARFVGAAADLPVDRTLVLGRHESGLFEFHSETRTD
- a CDS encoding aspartate carbamoyltransferase catalytic subunit; amino-acid sequence: MSNIWPPAPTLRPGFKGNPQLTKNGELKHLLTIDGLPRDIITHILDTAQQFVGVAEREVKKVPLLRGKSVFNLFFENSTRTRTTFEIAAKRLSADVLNLNINASSTSKGESLLDTAANLSAMQADMFVVRHAQSGAPYLLAQHCPPHLHVINAGDGWHAHPTQGLLDMYTIRHYKRDFTQLKVAIVGDILHSRVARSDIHALTTLGVPEVHVIGPRTLLPNGLEQFGVRVFHNICEGLKGVDVVIMLRLQNERMNSTLLPSAQEYFKSWGLTPERLALAAPDAIVMHPGPMNRGVEIGSSVADGAQSVILHQVTFGIAVRMAVMGIIAGNNG